In Banduia mediterranea, the genomic stretch GTCGATTTCGTCGATGTAGACAATCCCGCGCTGCGCCTTCTCGACGTCGTAGTCACACTTCTGCAACAGACGCTGGATGATGTTCTCGACGTCCTCGCCGACGTAGCCGGCTTCGGTCAGCGTCGTCGCATCGGCGATCGCGAACGGCACATCGAGCAGGCGTGCCAGAGTCTCGGCGAGCAGTGTCTTGCCGGAGCCGGTCGGCCCGATCAGCAGGATGTTCGACTTCGAAAGCTCGACACCATCCTTGTGGTCGCGCGCGCCCAGGCGCTTGTAGTGGTTGTACACCGCAACCGACAGCACCTTCTTGGCCTGATACTGACCAATGACGTACTCGTCCAGCTCCGCACGGATCTCATGCGGCTTGGGCAGGCCCTGCTGGGCCGGCTTGGCATGTACTTCCTCGCGAATGATGTCGTTGCACAGATCGACACATTCGTCACAGATGTAGACCGAGGGGCCAGCGATCAGTTTGCGGACCTCATGCTCGCTCTTGCCACAGAACGAACAGTACAGGACGCGGCCGTTGTGACTACCTCTGGAATCGTTACTCATCGCAGTCCTCTTCCGACCCGCACGCGGGCTCGGATCATGTATAGCACGCCGTCACGAACTTGCAAAACAATGCCCGCCAGCGGGCCGTCAAACGGCTGTGTCTGCCCGCCGATCCAGAATTTCGTCGATCACGCCGTACTCCCTGGCGCCCTCTGCGGACATGAAGAAATCACGTTCCATGTCGTCTTCGATGCGCTCGATCGGCTGGCCGGTGGCCTCGGACATGGCTTCGTTGAGACGCTGCCTCAAAAACAGAATCTCGCGCGCCTGGATTTCCACGTCGGCCGCCGAACCCTGGGCGCCGCCGGACGGCTGGTGAATCATCACACGCGAATTCGGCAGCGCAAAACGCTTGCCCTTGGCGCCGGCGGCCAGCAGGAAGGCGCCCATGCTGGCGGCCTGCCCGATGCACATCGTTGCCACGTCCGGCTTGATGAAACGCATGGTGTCGTAGATCGACAGGCCGGAGGTGACCACACCGCCCGGCGAGTTGATGTACAGATAGATGTCCTTGTCCGGATTCTCCGATTCAAGAAACAGCAGCTGCGCCACCACCAGGTTCGCCACATGATCGTCGATCGGACCGACGATGAAGATCAGGCGCTCCTTGAGCAGACGCGAGTAGATGTCGAACGCACGTTCTCCGCGAGGCGTCTGTTCGACGACCATCGGTACAAGATGCTGCGCTCGGGTCTGAATGTCTGTCATGAATCTCCTGGAGTCGGGTGCGCGACTTGCGGGTTAATATGCATTTATCGGCGTTGCATCGCGAAAATCAAGGGGCGGGCTTCGGAAATCCTCAGGCCGAAGGCGCCAGCGGCCGACCAAGGCCTTATGCCAGCTGATTCTGGTTCTGAGCGGCGAGCAGTTCGTCCAGCGCCATCGGCTTGTCGCTGACCTGGGCACCGTCGACCAGCGCGGCGACCACCTGATCTTCCAGCGCCAGGGCACGAACGCCTTGCAGCAGATCCGGTCGGCCCTGATAGAACTGCCGAACCTGTTCCGGGTGCTCGTAGTCAGCCGCGAGTTCCTCGATGGCGCGTTCGACGCCTTGCGGGTCCGGCTTGATCTCCAGTTTGCGGATCACTTCGCTGATCAACAGGCCGAGCGCTACACGCTTCCTGGCCTGCTCCTGAAAGATTTCATTGGGCAGCATCTGATCGAGCTGTTCCGGCTTGAGGCCGGCCGAGCTGAAACGGGAAGCCGCTTCCTGGCGCAGGCGCGGAATTTCCTGGTCGATCAGCGCCTGCGGCACCGGAATGTCATTCATTTCCAGCAGACCGTCGAGCGCCTGAACCTTCACGCGGTTCTTGACCGCCTTGTCGCGCTCCTTGGCCAGGGCCTTGCGGCATTTTTCGCGCAGACCCTCGACACCAGCCTCGGCCTCGATGCCGTGCTCCTTGAGAAACGCCGCGTCGATCTCGGGCAGCACCGGCTCCTGCACCTTCTTCAGCGTCACCTCGAACTGCGCCGCCTTGCCGGCCAGCTGTTCGGCCCGGTAATCCTCGGGAAAGGCGACGTCGACCGTGAAGGTCTCGCCCACCGAGTGCCCCACGATGCCGTTCTCGAGGTCCGGCAGGAAGCGGCCGCTGCCGAGTTCCAGTTCGACGTCACTGCCCTTGCCACCTTCGAATTCCTCGCCGTCGATCCGGCCGATGAAATCGATGACGCAGGCATCTCCGACGACGGAGGCGCGTTCCACCTCGTTCAGCGTGCGACGGCTGCCGCGCAGATTGTCGACCAGCTTGTCGATATCGGCTTCGCTGATCTCGACCAGCGGACGCTCGATCGTAAGGCTGTCCAAGGCACCCAAGGTGATTTCGGGATAGACCTCGAAACTGGCGGTGTATTCGAGTTCGTTGTCGGGCGATTCGGCCGTAACTTCGAACGAGGGTGCACCGGCCGGATTGACGCCGGCCTTGTGCACGGCTTCCGGGTAGCTACCGCGAACCAGGTCGGTGACCACGTCCATACGCGCCTGCGGACCATACTGCGAACTGATCAGCTTCATCGGCGCCTTGCCGGGACGGAAGCCCGGAACCTTGGCGCGCGCCGCAATCGACTTCAGACGAGCATCCACCGCCTTGCTGACCTGCTCTGCCGGAATCCGGACCTTCATCTGCCGGACGAGGCCGTCCGAAGTCTCAAGCTGCACTTCCATCGATGTCTAAAGCTCTTCAAGTTGATTGGGGTGGCGCTTCAGCGGCGCCGAACGCGTTGGTGCGAAAGGAGAGACTCGAACTCTCACGCCTTGCGGCGCTGGAACCTAAATCCAGTGCGTCTACCAATTCCGCCACTCTCGCCGGGAAAACTTCTTATCGCAACGGCCTGCCGGCTACTTCACCTGATCAAGCCGCCCCGAAAAAAGGCCGCACAGTATAGCAGCCCGATCCCGGGGTCCGGGGCGAGGTACTCCCCGACGAACGGTGCTTTGCATAGGTAATGCGAATCGTTATCATTATCTAACTTAATCAGCCGAGGACGTCGACATGCCATTGCCCACCGCCGCCAACACCGTGCTGCATCTTTCCGGCCACCGATCCAACGCCGTCAATGCGCGCCTGCACACCGAACAGCTTTTCCAGAACGGCCGCGAACTCGTCATTGAACACCGTGGCGAAGAATACCGTCTGCGACTGACGCGTAACGACAAGCTGATCCTCAACAAGTAGCGGCCCGAAGTCCCTGTCCGCCGCCTGCGCGGTATCTCCCCCCACGCAAGCGCAATGTAAGCAGACTCTGCGATGGCCCGCCGCGCCCTCTGACGCGGCGGGTCTTTTTTGTAGAAGACGAGGCTCCAGCCATGTCGCCCCTTTCGATACGCGCGCTGGCACTGCTGCTTACGATCACCACCCTGCCGGCGTTCGCGGAAGCGAACCGTATTGTCTCCTTGAGCGCTCAGGTGACCGAAACCCTGTTCGCGCCAGGTGTGGGCGATGGTGTCGTCGCCATCGACAGCTCATCACTGTGGCCCCCGCAGGCCCAGACGCTGCCCAATGCCGGATTGATGATAGAGCTGGCCGGCGGTCAGAATGTCGGCCAGGACTTCGAAGGCTACAAGCCCCTGTCCGCAGAATCGCTCGTGCAACTGGCCCCGGAGGTCATCGTCGTGCCGCAGCATGTATTGCCGCAATTGGGCGGATTGAAGGGCCTGCGCCGCAAGCCGGCGATCGCCGCCACGCAACTGGCGCGCGCGATTCACCAGACACCGCTTCACGGTGACTGAGCATGCCCTGCCCGCGCTCGCGGAGCCGGTCTGGCGTCGCCCGTTGCCGCTGTGCCTGGGCTTGACGCTGATCCTGCTGCTGGCGGTGTTGGTCGCGCTGGCCACCGGCCCCTTGGAGCTGCCGCCCGGCCGCGTACTGGCGACCCTGGCGCACGCCATCGGCATTCACTGGGGCGATCCGCCGAGCGCGGTCGAGAATGCGGCGCTGCTGCAGATTCGCCTGCCACGGGTCGTGCTTGGCCTGCTTGTTGGTGCGGCGCTCGCAGCCTCCGGCGGCGCCATGCAGGGGGTGTTCCGAAATCCATTGGCCGATCCCGCGCTAATCGGTGTATCCAGCGGCGCGGCCCTGGGCGCCGCCGCGGTGATCGTGTTTTTCGGCGCCGGCATCGGCCCGGTCTCCTACGCGTTCTCGCTGCCGCTGGCGGCATTCGCTGGGGGCGCCGTGGCGACCTGGACCGTTGCGCGCCTGTCCATGGCCGACGGCGTCACCCGCGTCGCCACGATGCTGCTGGCCGGCCTTGCGATCAACGCCGTTGCCAACGCCGGCATCGGCCTGTTCACGCAGCTTGCGGACGACTTTGCGCTGCGCAGCCTCACCTTCTGGCTGTTCGGCAGCCTCGGCAAGGCCAGCTGGACCGAGATCGCGGTCGCCGCGCCGGTACTGGTCGTGAGCACTGCGCTGATTCCGCGAGATGCCAGCGCACTCAACGCATTGCTGCTCGGCGAAGCCGAAGCCGGCCATCTCGGCGTGGCAGTGGAACGCCTCAAACGCCGACTGGTGGTTCTGGTGGTGCTCGCGGTCGGTGCCTCGGTGGCCCTGACCGGCGTCATCGGCTTCGTCGGCCTGATCGTGCCGCATCTGATCAGACTATGGGCCGGCCCCGATCACCGCCTGCTGCTGCCGGCATCCGCGCTGCTGGGCGCGATCCTGCTGACGCTGGCGGACACCGCCGCCAGAACCGTGGCGGCGCCGATCGAATTACCGATCGGCATCCTGACCGCGCTGGTCGGCGGCCCGTTCTTCATCGCTCTGCTGCTGCGATTCCGCAACGATGACGAAACCCTGTGAGGGCAAGACGCTGAGCCTGGTCGCGGAGCAACTGCATTGCCGAGCCGGTGAGCGCAGCCTGCTGCACGAAGTCTCGCTGCGCCTCACGCCCGGCGAAGTGCATGCGGTGCTCGGCCCCAACGGCGCCGGCAAGTCCACGCTACTGAAAGCCTTGAGCGGCGAACTGCGTCCCCAGGCGGGGCGCGTCGAGCTCAATGGCCAGGCGCTGGACGCGATGCCGCCGCGCGAACGTGCCCGACACCGGGCGGTGCTGCCGCAACTGGACCGCTTGCGCTTCGGCTTCAAGGCCGAGCAGGTGGTCTCGATGGGCCGCCAGCCCTGCCTTCGGCATGGGCCCGCGCGCGAGCGCGAGATCGTGCTCTCGGCCCTGGACGCTGCGGGCGTTCGCGCGCTGGCGCAGCGCCGCTATACGACGCTGTCCGGCGGCGAACGAGCGCGAGTGCAGTTCGCCCGGGTGCTGGCGCAGATCTGGGAACCGCTGCCCTCCGGGCCGCGCTATCTGCTGCTCGACGAACCCACGGCCAGCCTCGATCTGGCCCACCAGCATCACCTGATGACGACCGCGCGACGCTTCGCTGCCAATGGCGTGGGCGTCCTCGCCGTGCTGCACGATCCCAATCTTGCGCTGCGCTACGCCGACCGCGTCAGCCTGCTTCGCGACGGTCGTGTTCTGGCCGGCGGCACGCCGACCGCGGTGATGGATGCGGCGCACCTGCACCGGCTCTACGGCATCGAGGTCGACATCATCCAAGTGCCCGGCCAACGGGGCTGGATCGTGCCACGAACGCCTGGCGACACCGCCTCAGACTGAGCCGCGCCCGCTCGGCTGCTGGCGAAAAAGAAGAAAAAAACGCGGCCAGCGAGGCCGCGTTTCCTGGACGGTCTCGCACGCCTTTCTACAAGGGATTCCAGGTCTTCTTGCGCGTGTAGTTCATGTAGCCAATCGAGGCTCCGGCGCGCAGCCCGACACCGGTGCGGATCGGGGCCAGGGTGATGCCATCGGTGCGTTGATAGTTGACGCCGACGCCGGCCACGAAATAGTAGCTGCCATCCACTGCCGGGAAACGCTGAAACAGATCGGCCGTGCGTTCGAGGTCATAAACCAGCGTGAACACCTTGGACGCGTTTCCGCCAAGATCGAAACCGATCGAGGGACCGGTCCAGTACACCGGCATCTGCCCCCCGGACTTGTAATTCAGCGAACCCTGACCGTAGCGCAGGCCGACCGCGATGGCGCCGCTGACCTCTTCGCCGGCGATATACCCCACCGGTTCGCCCAGATCCTGGAACACGCGCTCGACGCCCTTGGCGAGCCCCTCGGTGACGTTGCCGAAAAACCCGCGCGCCGCGTCCATCACCTCTTTCTGGGAATAGGTGTCGGCGGGCTCGGCCTGCTCGGCCTGCGGCGCCGGCTCCGGATCGTTCGATGCGTCCTGTGCCCAGACCGACAGCGGCATCAGTGCGAGCAGCAGCACCGCTGGCAGCAGCCGCGGCAGACGTACGCAGATTCGCTTGTGCATGAGTGACCCTAGGCCTTGAAGTGGCGGCCACGCTAGCAGCGCGGGCTTAACGAGCACTGACCACGACACGCGTCGATGGTAGCGGATAGGGTGCTTTGAAGCGACCGGCAACCGACGCAAGTCATGCCTGGTTTGCGCGGATCCGGATGTGGCGAAAACCCGCAAAAGCTTGCGATATCCGCCGATCCTTACTGCCTTGGGCCGCCGCTCCTCATGCTAGAATTTGCCCGCCATGCGAGAACTGACCCCCCAGGAGCTTCAGGGAATTCTCAAGGATCCGGATCTCGTTCTGCTCGACGTCCGCATGCCCGAGGAGTTCGAAATTGCCAGCCTTTCCGGCAGCTTGCACATTCCGATGCCGGAAGTTCCGAATCGGCTCGGCGACCTGAACCCAGGCTCGCGCATCGTTGTCCTATGCCATCACGGAATCCGCAGCGAACGCGTGGCACGTTTGTTGGAACGCAGTGGATTTACGGATGTCAGTCATCTGGTCGGCGGTCTTGATCGCTGGGCGGACGAGGTCGATCCTTCGATGCCGCGCTACTGACCTGACAGCCTGCAGCGGGTGCTGGCGACAACTCCCGTCAACCCGCACCAAGTCCTTTGGGGCCAATTCGTTTTGGGGAATAGCAGTTCATGCGTCTGATCTTCAGCCTGCTCGGCTTGCTGGCCACACCTGGCCTGGCCGTGGCGTCCGACCTTGTCGACGTTTACGATCTGGCCGTTCAGAACGACACACAGCTGGCCGCTCAGGGCCATGCTCTGGATGCCGCGTTGCAGTCCATGCCGATAGCACGGTCTTCTCTGCTGCCCCAGCTCAGCGGGTCGGGGTCCTACAGCTTCGACAACAACAAGACCACCTCGACGGTTACGTTCGACCAGACGACCGGCCAGGAAATTCCACCGACGAGCTTCACCCGCACCTCGTACGCCGAACCCTACAGCTATGGCCTGAACCTGAACCAGATACTGTTCGACCGCGAAGCCTGGGTACGTCTCAAACAATCGGATGATCGTGCGGCGTCGGCGCGAGCCGACTACGCCGCCGCCCAGCAAGACCTCGTACTGCGCGTGAGCCAGGCCTATTTCGATGTCCTGGCAGCCCAGGACAGCCTGCGATTCTCGAAGGCGGAAAATGAGGCGGTATCCCGTCAGCTCGAACAATCCAGGCAACGATTCGACGTCGGGCTGGCCGCGATCACCGATGTTCAGGAAGCCCAGGCGCGATACGACCTGACCGTGGCCAATGCGCTACAAGCCGAACAGGATCTCGCCACCGCACGGCAGGCACTCGCGCAGATCATCCGGCAGCGCGAACTGCCGCTCGCCAGATTGCAGGACGAAATCCCGTTGCCCAAGCCGGACCCGGCCGATGCGGACGCCTGGGTCGATGCTGCAAACGAAGGCAATCTCACGCTGCTGTCAGCCAGAATTCAGTCCGAGATTGCGCACAAGGACATCAAGATCAGCAAGTCCGGGCACTATCCCACCTTGAACCTGCAAGGCACCAAGCGCTACTCACAGAGCGGCGGCTACAACGACTCCGAGACCGATTCGGACTCCGTCTCGCTTAACCTCAACGTGCCGATTTTTTCGGGCTTGGGCGTGCGCGCCGACGTGCGCCGCGCCAGCAGCGTTTATGAACAGCGCCTTTCGGAACTCGAAGGCACGGAGCGGCAGGTCGAACGTGACACACGTGTGGCCTATCAGGGCGTGATCACCGGCAGCGCACGCGTCAAGGCGCTCAAGCAGGCCGTGGTTTCGAACCAGACGGCCTACGAAGCCAGCGATGTCGGCCTGCAGGTCGGCACGCGAACCAACGTCGACGTGCTCGATGCGCAGCAGCAGCTCTACAGTGCGCAGCGCGACTACGCGCGAGCACGCTATGACTATCTGATCAGTGTGCTTCAGCTCAAGGCCGCCGCCGGACGGCTCGTTGAGAACGACCTCGTCGAGATCAATCGGCTGCTGATCGACGAAAACTGATCAAAGGTGCAGGCCGCACTCGGTCTTGGGCTTGCCCTGCCAGCGACCGCTGCGGCCTTCGCCGGCCACCGTGCAATGCGTGCAACCGATCGACGAGTAGCCCTGCGCCACCATCGGATGAAACGGCAGCGCGTGATCGCGGATGTAGGCGTCGCGCTGCTCGCGGCTGACGTCGATCATCGGATTGAACTTGAGCAGGCCGCGCCGCAGCTCGAACAGTTCCAGTCCTGAGCGATGGTCGGTCTGCCAGCGCATCAGGCTTGAGACCCACACTTGGTACCGCGGCTTGATCGCGTCCAGCGGCTCGGTCTTGTTGATCGAGCAGCAGAAATCCGGGTCGCGTTCGTAGGACTTTTCCTGCTGTGTGAACTGGTGCTTCCAGTCTTCGGCGCGCACGTCGAACACCGTCAGACCAAAGCGCTCGACCAGATAATCCCGATACTCCAGGGTCTTGGGAAAGTGATAGCCGGTATCGATGAAGGCGATCGGCTGCTCCCGACGGATCGTCGAGATGATGTGCAGAAAACAGGCCGAGGTCGCGGCAAACGAGGAGGTGACCAAGACCTTGTCCGGATCGAAATCCCGATACAGCCGCTCGATCCGGGCATTGAAATCCAGCGGCGCGTATTCGGCATTGAGCTGCGCCACGCGCTTCGCATCGAAAGGCGCGCGATCGGTGGCGACATCGACTTCATGTTCGGCGATCAGTGGTGCGGAAACAGTCATGACTTGCGGCGGCTCGTCGGCTTGATCAGGATGCGCAGGATAGGCAGCGCCACCGCGTCTCACAATGAATCAGGCTGCATTCGGTCAAAACGTCATAACCTTATGCGCGTCGAATCGACCTCGCAGAACGGGCCGCCCGCCCCGCTTCGGTTCTCATCGGGGACGCCAGCGGCAACAATAGGAGCATTCGTACATTCATTTCACGGACCGAAGAACAACGCCGATGAGCCATCTCAAGCAGCTTTCCTCCCTCGGCCAATCCGTCTGGCTGGACTTCATCCGCCGCAAATTGCTGAGCTCCGGCGAGCTGGCGCGCCTGATCGCGGACGACGGCCTGCGCGGTCTCACGTCCAATCCCGCGATCTTCGAGAAGGCCATCGGCGGCAGCAACGACTACGACGCCGCGCTGGAAACCTTTGTCGATCTCGGCATCCATGATCCGCGTCAGATCTTCGAGGCGCTGGCGGTGACGGACATCCAGCATGCCGCCGATCTGTTCCTGGGCGTCTATCACGAGAGCCAGGCGACCGACGGTTACGTCAGTCTGGAAGTCTCACCGCAGCTCGCCAACGATGCCAGCGCGACCATCAACGAAGCCCGCCGCCTGTGGGCCGCCGTGAATCGCCCCAATCTGATGATCAAGGTTCCGGGCACGGCCAGCAGCCTCGCGGCGATCCGGCGCCTGATCGGCGAAGGCATCAACGTCAATGTGACGTTGCTGTTCTCACGGTCCGCGTACCGCGAGGTGGCGCGCGCCTACATCGACGGCATCGCCGACCTCATCAAACAGGGGGGCGATCCCCGCCGCGTCGCCAGCGTTGCCAGCTTCTTCATCAGCCGCATCGATGCACAGGTGGACGCAGAGATCGAAGCGCGCATCGCAGGTGGAGACCCGGATGCCGCCGGTCTGCAAGCGCTCACAGGAAAACTTGCGATCGCCAATGCCAAGCTCGCGTACCTGGACTATCTCGAACTGTTCTCCAGCGACCGCTGGGAAGCCATGGCGGCGCAGGGTGCGCAGACCCAACGCCTGCTATGGGCCAGCACCGGCACCAAGAATCCGAGCTACCGCGACACGCTCTACGTGGACGAATTGATCGGCGAGCACACCGTCAACACCATGCCGCCGGCGACGATGGACGCATTCCGCGACCATGGTGCCGCGGCCGACACCCTGGGCGATCGCATCGAACAGGCGCGCGAGCAGATCAAGGCCGCCGCCAAGCTCGCGATTCCGCTTGAGGCGATCACGGACCGCCTGGTGCGTGAAGGCATCAAGCAGTTCGAGGATGCCGACGCCAAGCTGATCGCCGCGGTGCAGGCCAAGGTCGATGCGATCCGTTCGGGCAAGAGCACGGAACCCCTGCACGGCTGAACACCCGGCCGGCTCGTTTCAGCCGTCACCACTCGCCGCAAGCAAACGGGCGTTGCCGCCGATCGCCGACGTATTCACTGTCAGGGTGCGTTCCGTGACGAAGCGCAACAGATAATGCGGCCCGCCGGCCTTGGGGCCGGTGCCGGACAGACCTTCCCCGCCGAACGGCTGCACGCCGACCACCGCGCCGATCTGATTGCGGTTGACGTAACAGTTGCCGACACGCGCCAAGGCGCGCACCCGCCGCCAGGTCTTCTCGATGCGGCTGTGCACACCCAGGGTCAGCCCGAAGCCGGTGTTGTTGATGTCCTCGATGATCTGATCGAGCTTGCGCCCGGAGTAGCGGATCACGTGCAGAATCGGGCCGAAGTGCTCGGCGTCGAGCTGCTTGATCGAATCGATCTCCACGGCGGTCGGCGGCACAAAACTGCCGTGCTCACAGCGCGTCGACAGTGGCAATCGCAGGATCAGGCGGCCGAGCCCGGCCACAGCGTCCACGTGCGCCATCAGCGAGGCCTGTGCCTCCGGGTCGATGACCGGGCCCACGTCGGTCGCCAGCCAGGCAGGATCGCCCACCACCAGTTCCTGCATCGCGCCGCGCAGCATGCCGACCACCTTATCGGCGATTTCCTGTTGCACATAGAGCACGCGCAAGGCCGAACAGCGCTGACCGGCGGACTGAAACGCTGCCGTAATCACGTCTTTCACGACCTGTTCCGGCAAGGCACTGGAGTCGGCGATCATTGCGTTCTGACCCCCGGTTTCCGCGATCAGGCTAGCGATCGCGCCCGGACGCGCGGCCAGTGTGCGGTTGATGGTCTGCGCCACAGCCACTGATCCGGTAAATGCCACGCCGGCGACCAAGGGATGCTGGCACAGCGCTGCACCGACATCGCCTTCGCCGAGCACGCATTGCAGCACGTCGTCCGGGATGCCGGCATCCAGCATCAGTCGCACCATCATCATGGCGACGAGGTTGGTCTGCTCGGCCGGCTTGGCGACCACGGTGTTACCGGCAACCAGCGCCGCCGCGATCTGCCCGGTGAAGATCGCCAGCGGGAAATTCCATGGCGAGATGCAGACGAACACGCCGCGCCCGGCCAACTGCAATTCGTTGTGCTCACCGGTGGGGCCTGGCAACACCTCCGGCGCGGTCATCAGGCGACGCGCCTGCTGGGCGTAGTAACGCAGGAAATCCACCGCCTCGCGGACCTCGGCCACTGCATCTGGCAAACCCTTGCCGGCCTCTCGCACCAGGGCCGCCAGAAACTCCGGGCGGCGCGCCTCAAGCCGGTCGGCCGCGCGCTCCAGCAATTGCGCGCGCGACTCCACCGGCATTGCATTCCAGCGCGGCTGCGCATGCCAGGCCGCCGCGACGACCTCGCCGAGGTCGTCCGGTTCGAACGGGCACCAGTGCCCGAGCACCGCGCGCCGGTCGGCCGGATTGTGCACCGGCAACGGGCTGCGTTTCGAGTCGATCGCGTTGTGCGTCAGTGAGTCCGCTCGCGATGGAAGCGGCGCTGCGCTCAAGGCTTCAGCCAGCGCCGAGGCCTCCGGCTCGGACGCGAAGTTGACACCGCTGGAATTGAGTCGCGAACTGCCGTAGAGCGCCTGGGGAAGGGCGATCGCCGGATTCGGGATCACGGGATACTGCTGCACCTGTTCCACCGGATCGAGCACCAGTTGCTCCGGCGGCACGTTCTCGTCATAGATTCTGTTGACGAACGAGCTGTTGGCGCCGTTTTCCAGCAGGCGGCGCACCAGATACGGCAGCAGATCCTCGTGTGAACCGACCGGGGCATAGATCCGCACCGGCACCGGAATGTCACGCATCACCGCTTCGTACAGCGCTTCGCCCATGCCGTGCAGGCGCTGGAATTCGTAGCCGGCATCGTCGCCCGCGTAGCTGCGTACGGCGGCGACGGTATGGGCGTTGTGCGTGGCCAGCTGCGGATAGAAGTGCGTGCGTGCCGCCAGCAGACGGCGCGCGCAGGCCAGGTACGAAACATCGGTATTGGGCTTGCGCGTGAACACCGGGTAGCCGGCCAGGCCCTGCTCCTGGGCCCGCTTGATTTCGGTATCCCAATAAGCGCCCTTGACCAGTCGCACCGGAATCTGACGGCCCACGCCCGCCGCCAGCGCCTCCAGCCATTCGATGACCGGCAAAGCACGCTTCTGAAAGGCCTGGACTGCGAGACCGAAGCCGTTCCAGCCGCTCAGCGTCACATCACGATAGACCGCCTCGAAGACGTCCAGCGACAGCTCCAGGCGATCGGCTTCCTCCGCGTCCACGGTCAAGCCGATCCGGTGTCGCTTGGCTTCCTGCGCCAGCGCCAGCAGGTTCGGCACCAGTTCGGCGAGCACTCGCTCGCGCTGCGCCACCTCATAGCGCGGATGCAGCGCCGACAGCTTCACCGAGATACTCGGCCGGCGCAGCAACTCGGTTTCGACGCCGGCACGCTTGCCGATCGCCTGAATCG encodes the following:
- the hemP gene encoding hemin uptake protein HemP gives rise to the protein MPTAANTVLHLSGHRSNAVNARLHTEQLFQNGRELVIEHRGEEYRLRLTRNDKLILNK
- a CDS encoding phosphoadenylyl-sulfate reductase codes for the protein MTVSAPLIAEHEVDVATDRAPFDAKRVAQLNAEYAPLDFNARIERLYRDFDPDKVLVTSSFAATSACFLHIISTIRREQPIAFIDTGYHFPKTLEYRDYLVERFGLTVFDVRAEDWKHQFTQQEKSYERDPDFCCSINKTEPLDAIKPRYQVWVSSLMRWQTDHRSGLELFELRRGLLKFNPMIDVSREQRDAYIRDHALPFHPMVAQGYSSIGCTHCTVAGEGRSGRWQGKPKTECGLHL
- a CDS encoding heme ABC transporter ATP-binding protein, with the protein product MSLVAEQLHCRAGERSLLHEVSLRLTPGEVHAVLGPNGAGKSTLLKALSGELRPQAGRVELNGQALDAMPPRERARHRAVLPQLDRLRFGFKAEQVVSMGRQPCLRHGPAREREIVLSALDAAGVRALAQRRYTTLSGGERARVQFARVLAQIWEPLPSGPRYLLLDEPTASLDLAHQHHLMTTARRFAANGVGVLAVLHDPNLALRYADRVSLLRDGRVLAGGTPTAVMDAAHLHRLYGIEVDIIQVPGQRGWIVPRTPGDTASD
- a CDS encoding FecCD family ABC transporter permease, which translates into the protein MTEHALPALAEPVWRRPLPLCLGLTLILLLAVLVALATGPLELPPGRVLATLAHAIGIHWGDPPSAVENAALLQIRLPRVVLGLLVGAALAASGGAMQGVFRNPLADPALIGVSSGAALGAAAVIVFFGAGIGPVSYAFSLPLAAFAGGAVATWTVARLSMADGVTRVATMLLAGLAINAVANAGIGLFTQLADDFALRSLTFWLFGSLGKASWTEIAVAAPVLVVSTALIPRDASALNALLLGEAEAGHLGVAVERLKRRLVVLVVLAVGASVALTGVIGFVGLIVPHLIRLWAGPDHRLLLPASALLGAILLTLADTAARTVAAPIELPIGILTALVGGPFFIALLLRFRNDDETL
- the clpP gene encoding ATP-dependent Clp endopeptidase proteolytic subunit ClpP, which produces MTDIQTRAQHLVPMVVEQTPRGERAFDIYSRLLKERLIFIVGPIDDHVANLVVAQLLFLESENPDKDIYLYINSPGGVVTSGLSIYDTMRFIKPDVATMCIGQAASMGAFLLAAGAKGKRFALPNSRVMIHQPSGGAQGSAADVEIQAREILFLRQRLNEAMSEATGQPIERIEDDMERDFFMSAEGAREYGVIDEILDRRADTAV
- a CDS encoding TolC family outer membrane protein, with product MRLIFSLLGLLATPGLAVASDLVDVYDLAVQNDTQLAAQGHALDAALQSMPIARSSLLPQLSGSGSYSFDNNKTTSTVTFDQTTGQEIPPTSFTRTSYAEPYSYGLNLNQILFDREAWVRLKQSDDRAASARADYAAAQQDLVLRVSQAYFDVLAAQDSLRFSKAENEAVSRQLEQSRQRFDVGLAAITDVQEAQARYDLTVANALQAEQDLATARQALAQIIRQRELPLARLQDEIPLPKPDPADADAWVDAANEGNLTLLSARIQSEIAHKDIKISKSGHYPTLNLQGTKRYSQSGGYNDSETDSDSVSLNLNVPIFSGLGVRADVRRASSVYEQRLSELEGTERQVERDTRVAYQGVITGSARVKALKQAVVSNQTAYEASDVGLQVGTRTNVDVLDAQQQLYSAQRDYARARYDYLISVLQLKAAAGRLVENDLVEINRLLIDEN
- a CDS encoding rhodanese-like domain-containing protein encodes the protein MRELTPQELQGILKDPDLVLLDVRMPEEFEIASLSGSLHIPMPEVPNRLGDLNPGSRIVVLCHHGIRSERVARLLERSGFTDVSHLVGGLDRWADEVDPSMPRY
- the tig gene encoding trigger factor, which produces MEVQLETSDGLVRQMKVRIPAEQVSKAVDARLKSIAARAKVPGFRPGKAPMKLISSQYGPQARMDVVTDLVRGSYPEAVHKAGVNPAGAPSFEVTAESPDNELEYTASFEVYPEITLGALDSLTIERPLVEISEADIDKLVDNLRGSRRTLNEVERASVVGDACVIDFIGRIDGEEFEGGKGSDVELELGSGRFLPDLENGIVGHSVGETFTVDVAFPEDYRAEQLAGKAAQFEVTLKKVQEPVLPEIDAAFLKEHGIEAEAGVEGLREKCRKALAKERDKAVKNRVKVQALDGLLEMNDIPVPQALIDQEIPRLRQEAASRFSSAGLKPEQLDQMLPNEIFQEQARKRVALGLLISEVIRKLEIKPDPQGVERAIEELAADYEHPEQVRQFYQGRPDLLQGVRALALEDQVVAALVDGAQVSDKPMALDELLAAQNQNQLA
- a CDS encoding DUF1134 domain-containing protein; translation: MHKRICVRLPRLLPAVLLLALMPLSVWAQDASNDPEPAPQAEQAEPADTYSQKEVMDAARGFFGNVTEGLAKGVERVFQDLGEPVGYIAGEEVSGAIAVGLRYGQGSLNYKSGGQMPVYWTGPSIGFDLGGNASKVFTLVYDLERTADLFQRFPAVDGSYYFVAGVGVNYQRTDGITLAPIRTGVGLRAGASIGYMNYTRKKTWNPL